One Caloramator mitchellensis DNA window includes the following coding sequences:
- a CDS encoding sigma-70 family RNA polymerase sigma factor, translating to MRDLVLEARKDDEKKILILKKFEPLLKKCFSMYVKDKEYFEDAMQEGRVAILKCINNFKVDANVPFEAYVKRAVINSMRDFVRRIKFDYMSLEFEMTEDGSLMHEVIPSDVCIEEDMVKKEENRDLYDAIENLSPKQREVIIDYYFKRKSMVEISNNRRCHYMSVARLKDRAIDRIREEMERKE from the coding sequence ATGAGAGATTTAGTTTTAGAAGCAAGGAAAGATGATGAAAAAAAGATTTTGATTTTAAAAAAGTTTGAGCCTCTTTTGAAAAAGTGCTTTAGTATGTATGTAAAGGATAAGGAATATTTTGAGGATGCCATGCAGGAGGGGAGAGTAGCAATTTTAAAGTGTATTAATAATTTTAAAGTTGATGCTAATGTTCCATTTGAGGCTTATGTTAAAAGGGCAGTTATAAACAGTATGAGGGATTTTGTAAGAAGGATTAAGTTCGATTATATGAGTCTTGAGTTTGAAATGACAGAAGATGGCTCTTTAATGCACGAGGTTATCCCTTCGGATGTTTGCATTGAAGAGGATATGGTTAAAAAGGAAGAGAATAGGGATTTGTATGATGCAATTGAAAACTTAAGCCCAAAACAAAGGGAAGTTATAATTGATTATTACTTTAAAAGAAAAAGTATGGTTGAGATTTCAAACAATAGAAGGTGCCATTATATGTCTGTTGCAAGGCTAAAGGATAGGGCGATTGATAGGATTAGGGAGGAGATGGAGAGAAAAGAATAA